A region from the Fusarium musae strain F31 chromosome 1, whole genome shotgun sequence genome encodes:
- a CDS encoding hypothetical protein (EggNog:ENOG41) → MTTTVVLPALPPTIPAAPKPGDILKHPSLDEKKKEASVSIKDAPFSDIDPGVFNSELVKLKIYAKPQKDLLAKPEIGKGNIVKGTYIGTQAAVTHAYGRIERSYESYFDVLQVEPTLPRYVDLSQKKELFQWSAYPTEDGKPAQYPPHLQTIPKDEQVKKIFNALGLAETGLILKQIIPDTFLGKTALWITGLGTGNISGAPTAGNTIDAFVKYNAEHRKSGTDIEQGHNIGLLPDWFSDRRFADQSFTGTNPTTIEKVPKDLLAEFIETAKRDGWDYWAKTLPTIDSASLFVQDTRYFRKAFGAKPGDELKHKEPSSDDNWACSAVTLYQLRDDGKLHPIAIVCDYKASMKDSVTIFNQRKDPSDSSVKEKDDYPWRYAKTCAQVSDWIRHEVGVHLTRAHMIEEALIVATHRTIPMEHTVFKILQPHWYKTLSLNAAARDTLVPQVIKDLVGVSPDALYSYVKYEFENFDFVNNYVPNDLSKRGFPNTTEGLADKKYKNYAYAKNMVSMWNAIRSYVMKMLLMYYDQKTADKMVQEDPYVKEWCKEIQTSGWIKTFPTITTLDQLCDALTMSIHIAAPFHSAVNYLQSFYQSFVLAKPSTLCKPLPTSLAELKNYTENNLLDALPADRQREWLLSVQIPWLLSFKVPSDRSLINFAQSQWRAHKSGESDVDKSISKYSEAFYLDLKKLEVEFLITSKGMDEGAIPYMVLDPGNTAVSILI, encoded by the exons ATGACAACCACGGTCGTTCTGCCTGCTCTTCCACCAACTATACCCGCTGCGCCTAAGCCAGGTGACATTCTCAAGCATCCCTCgctcgatgagaagaagaaggaggctaGCGTCAGTATCAAAGATGCGCCATTCTCCGATATCGACCCTGGTGTTTTCAACAGCGAGCtcgtgaagctcaagatttaTGCTAAGCCCCAGAAGGATCTCTTGGCAAAACCAGAAATTGGCAAAGGCAACATCGTGAAGGGTACCTACATTGGAACTCAAGCTGCGGTAACTCACGCATACGGCCGGATTGAGCGAAG CTACGAGTCGTATTTTGATGTCCTGCAAGTTGAGCCTACTCTACCTCGCTATGTAGACCTCAGCCAAAAGAAAGAGCTGTTTCAGTGGTCGGCCTACCCGACAGAAGATGGCAAGCCTGCTCAATACCCTCCCCATCTGCAAACGATTCCCAAAGACGAGCAAGTGAAGAAAATCTTCAACGCCCTCGGCCTTGCTGAGACTGGTTTGATACTCAAGCAGATCATCCCAGATACCTTTTTGGGCAAGACAGCCCTTTGGATTACTGGCCTTGGGACCGGAAACATCTCCGGCGCTCCAACTGCAGGTAATACGATTGACGCATTTGTCAAATACAACGCAGAACACCGAAAATCAGGAACCGATATTGAACAAGGACACAACATCGGCCTTTTGCCTGATTGGTTCAGCGATCGCCGTTTCGCTGATCAGTCTTTCACCGGCACCAACCCCACTACCATCGAAAAGGTCCCCAAGGATCTCCTCGCGGAGTTCATCGAGACCGCAAAGCGTGATGGGTGGGATTACTGGGCCAAGACTCTTCCCACGATTGACTCTGCTTCGCTTTTCGTGCAAGACACACGTTACTTCCGAAAGGCCTTCGGCGCAAAACCAGGTGATGAGTTAAAGCACAAGGAACCTTCTTCGGACGACAACTGGGCCTGTTCAGCAGTGACTCTCTATCAACTCCGCGACGACGGCAAGTTGCACCCAATTGCCATTGTGTGTGACTACAAGGCTAGCATGAAGGACTCGgtcaccatcttcaaccagCGCAAGGATCCCTCTGACTCGtctgtgaaggagaaggacgaCTACCCGTGGCGATATGCAAAGACATGTGCCCAGGTCTCAGACTGGATCCGTCACGAGGTTGGTGTGCACCTGACTCGGGCTCACATGATCGAAGAGGCCCTGATTGTTGCAACCCATCGTACTATTCCCATGGAGCACACGGTCTTCAAGATTCTCCAGCCTCACTGGTACAAGACTCTATCTCTCAATGCTGCTGCAAGAGACACTCTTGTTCCACAAGTGATCAAGGATCTCGTTGGCGTCAGCCCAGATGCCCTGTACTCATACGTCAAGTACGAGTTCGAGAACTTTGATTTTGTCAACAATTACGTCCCCAACGACTTGTCTAAGCGTGGATTTCCCAATACTACCGAGGGCCTTGCCGACAAGAAATACAAGAACTACGCGTACGCCAAGAACATGGTTTCCATGTGGAATGCCATTCGCTCATATGTCATGAAGATGCTCTTGATGTACTATGACCAGAAGACTGCCGACAAAATGGTTCAAGAGGACCCATACGTCAAGGAGTGGTGCAAGGAAATCCAGACAAGCGGCTGGATCAAGACCTTCCCGACCATCACGACTCTTGATCAGCTCTGTGATGCTTTGACTATGTCAATCCATATCGCTGCTCCATTCCACAGCGCTGTCAACTACTTACAGAGCTTCTACCAGTCCTTCGTCCTCGCCAAACCTTCCACTCTATGCAAACCGCTGCCCACATCTCTGGCCGAACTCAAGAACTACACCGAGAATAATCTTCTAGACGCCCTGCCAGCTGATCGTCAAAGGGAATGGCTACTCTCTGTTCAGATCCCCTGGCTGTTGAGCTTCAAGGTACCCAGCGATCGCAGTCTGATCAATTTTGCACAGTCGCAGTGGCGGGCACACAAGTCTGGAGAAAGCGATGTGGACAAGAGCATTAGCAAGTACAGTGAGGCGTTCTATCTCGACTTGAAGAAACTTGAGGTTGAGTTCCTTATCACGAGTAAGGGGATGGATGAGGGCGCTATTCCCTACATGGTCTTGGATCCTGGCAACACTGCCGTGTCTATCTTGATCTAG
- a CDS encoding hypothetical protein (EggNog:ENOG41): MDKKGHSAAGKQVRVSAKINCTTEKAREDGPPMNQCDNDQYKMGIIVNSTVNATISDKANLLEIVRDAADPATARSGDEDWDGEVVVACGYKILSRGANASTAEYDGQVSFVEEYVAKYSKSDEEDRPWPEYETAVEWVEEHKEDSDSGALKHASAYSARMALICFSLTVLLFYI, translated from the exons ATGGATAAGAAGGGGCACAGCGCTGCCGGAAAACAAGTCCGCGTATCAGCAAAAATTAACTGTACCACAGAAAAAGCCCGAGAAGATGGTCCTCCCATGAATCAATGCGACAACGATCAATACAAAATgggcatcatcgtcaactcAACCGTTAATGCCACCATCTCAGACAAGGCAAATCTTCTAGAGATTGTGCGAGATGCTGCCGATCCAGCCACAGCACGCA GTGGCGACGAGGACTGGGATGGGGAAGTCGTTGTGGCCTGCGGCTACAAGATACTCAGCAGAGGGGCTAATGCGAGTACGGCGGAATACGATGGCCAAGTCAGCTTTGTCGAGGAATATGTAGCGAAGTATAGCAagagcgacgaggaggacagACCGTGGCCAGAATATGAAACGGCTGTGGAATGGGTCGAGGAGCATAAAGAGGACTCTGATTCTGGAGCCCTGAAGCATGCATCAGCTTATAGTGCGCGTATGGCTCTCATTTGTTTCTCCCTAACTGTTTTACTTTTctatatttag
- a CDS encoding hypothetical protein (EggNog:ENOG41) — translation MHSGLVETLLSALAQHWVLVLTSLTVAWLVKNRYHHGLNKYPGPFLASLTDWWRFWDVYGQRPEVTLQKLHAKHGDIVRLGPNVLSFADPAVLKSIYGLSKGYVKSDFYIVQQSVVKGHRLASLFSTTDNDFHSQFRRCVNSAFSMSALVQYEPFVDNTTKLFLEQTEKLFAKRADVCDFTQWLQFYAFDVIGEITYSKRHGFIEKNEDVEGIVAYLGKLFLYVAPVGQIPFLDLIFQKNPIYLKLSQWGLFDSTIAVARFARARMAERLIPELKSVDSLPISNLKKQPLGQDLLSKFIAARESRPEFMTDTLVQTMAVSMAFAGSETTAITLSAVFYYLLRNPECYQKLKNELDEAAKAGVFSDYETGLVTFAEAQKFPYLHACVQEAFRMHPAPGLPLERIVPPQGAEIGGEFIKGGTIVGVSAWIIHNRPEIFGNDTHVYRPERWLPDPNLDAEEEDKRIKKMTGMMFQFGMGSRTCIGKNISLLEIYKVVPSLLRRFEINFEDPSKEWRIINAWFVKQTDFNVKFTRRELVQPEFSEKQE, via the exons ATGCACAGTGGCTTGGTTGAAACTCTTCTCAGTGCCCTCGCCCAACACTGGGTGTTGGTACTTACATCACTGACTGTCGCGTGGCTCGTCAAGAACAGATATCACCATGGGCTAAATAAATACCCCGGTCCCTTTTTGGCATCTTTGACGGATTGGTGGCGCTTCTGGGATGTTTACGGACAAAGACCTGAGGTGACGCTGCAGAAACTTCATGCTAAGCATGGTGATATTGTCAGATTGGGACCAAATGTTCTATCGTTTGCCGACCCTGCTGTTCTCAAGTCCATCTATGGCCTGAGCAAGGGCTATGTCAAG TCCGACTTTTACATTGTTCAACAATCCGTGGTCAAGGGCCACCGTCTTGCATCTCTCTTTAGCACTACAGACAATGACTTCCACTCCCAATTCCGCAGATGTGTCAACTCTGCCTTCTCCATGAGCGCACTTGTTCAATACGAGCCCTTTGTtgacaacaccaccaagctgTTCTTGGAACAGACCGAGAAGCTCTTTGCTAAACGTGCTGATGTCTGTGACTTTACACAGTGGCTTCAGTTTTACGCCTTTGACGTCATTGGCGAGATCACTTATAGCAAGAGACATGGATtcattgagaagaatgaggatgttgagggtATTGTCGCGTACCTGGGCAAGCTGTTCCTCTATGTTGCACCT GTCGGACAAATTCCCTTCCTGGACCTCATCTTCCAGAAGAACCCCATCTACCTCAAGCTTTCCCAATGGGGTCTCTTTGACTCGACGATCGCCGTTGCACGCTTCGCCCGCGCCCGCATGGCTGAACGTCTCATCCCTGAACTCAAGTCTGTCGACAGCCTCCCAATTAgcaacctcaagaagcaaCCCCTGGGCCAAGACCTGCTCTCCAAGTTCATCGCCGCTCGTGAATCCCGCCCCGAGTTCATGACAGATACTCTCGTCCAGACCATGGCCGTTTCCATGGCCTTTGCAGGTTCAGAAACTACAGCTATTACCCTCTCCGCCGTCTTCTACTACCTCCTCCGAAACCCCGAGTGCtaccagaagctcaagaatgaacttgacgaggctgccaaggctggtgtCTTTTCTGACTACGAAACTGGTCTGGTTACTTTCGCTGAGGCTCAGAAGTTCCCTTACCTTCATGCTTGTGTCCAGGAAGCTTTCCGAATGCACCCCGCCCCAGGTCTCCCCCTTGAGAGGATTGTTCCTCCCCAGGGAGCAGAGATTGGAGGCGAGTTCATCAAGGGCGGTACCATCGTCGGTGTTTCAGCATGGATCATCCACAACCGCCCAGAGATCTTTGGAAATGATACTCATGTGTACCGACCTGAGCGCTGGTTGCCCGACCCCAaccttgatgctgaggaggaggataagcgtatcaagaagatgacggGTATGATGTTCCAGTTTGGCATGGGTAGCCGAACATGCATTGGCAAGAATATTAGTCTATTGGAGATCTACAAGGTTGTCCCAAGTCTCCTAAGACGATTCGAG ATCAACTTTGAAGACCCAAGCAAAGAGTGGAGGATCATAAACGCCTGGTTCGTCAAGCAAACAGACTTCAACGTCAAATTCACACGGAGAGAACTCGTACAGCCAGAATTCTCAGAGAAGCAGGAATGA
- the ISC1 gene encoding phospholipase C type enzyme (EggNog:ENOG41) yields MASATSFRDLVGITASTASPSDSVLIIIDAQNEYAEGQLKVTNAAESRKVIAGLLEKYRAANGSIVHVVHDTPDGAPVFTPGTKLAEEFDELKPKDGEAVIHKNFPGSFTKTDLQSVLDKTGKKKVVLTGYMAHVCVSTTARQADELGYDVIIPEDAVGDRDIPGVDASQLVKVSLSEIGDAFGTIIKSSSIA; encoded by the exons ATGGCCTCAGCAACTTCATTCCGTGACCTCGTTGGCATCACCGCCTCTACGGCTAGCCCCTCCGACAGcgttctcatcatcatcgatgcGCAGAATGAGTACGCCGAGGGCCAGCTCAAAGTCACCAACGCTGCTGAGTCGCGCAAAGTCATCGCTGGACTTTTGGAGAAATACAGAGCTGCGAATGGAAGTATCGTGCATGTTGTGCATGATACACCAGACGGCGCGCCGGTTTTCACCCCGGGTACTAAGCTCGCTGAGGAGTTTGACGAGCTGAAGCCCAAGGACGGCGAGGCTGTTATCCACAAGAACTTCCCCGGTTCTTTCACCAAGACGGATCTGCAGAGTGTCTTAGATAAgactgggaagaagaaggtcgttCTCACGGGTTACATG GCCCATGTCTGCGTCTCGACTACCGCGCGTCAAGCTGATGAGCTCGGCTACGACGTTATCATCCCCGAAGACGCCGTCGGCGATCGCGACATTCCTGGCGTCGACGCCTCACAGCTCGTCAAGGTGTCACTGAGCGAGATTGGCGATGCCTTCGGAACCATcatcaagagcagcagcattGCTTAG